The region TAGTAATAAACAGGGAAATGGTTAAGAAAAACAAATCAGACTTACCCAATCTAGAATTTTACAGTAGTACTAATGATCTTGAAACAGTAAAATCAAAATAATGTCAATACTTCTACATGAAGTTATATTTGTGCCTCAGTACTGTAGTCCACTACTTCCTACTTATAACATCAATGTCCTTGCCATCAGTGCATGGTTTAGTATCTGAAATCTCATTGTTCTGTGTTTACTGATCTTTCTTGCAGCAACAACAGTGTTGTAGTTATCTGCCAAGCTGTCAGACATATTGATGTAATGGTACAAGAAAAAAGCTAAAACACAGGAATTAATAGCAAGAAAGAGGAATGACAAGTTTTATGCATTCTTCAAGGTTATCAGACAGCCAGTTTGCTAGCAACAAGTGAAGGTTTTCTCTGAGGCAGATCTTGCGGAGTAGGAATGTGTTCGCCCGTCACTTGGTTCTTGTCGGCTCCACTGTTTGGCAGCTGTTTATTCTTGATTTTAGCTTTAGCCATATTGTAATCTCCTGAATCGAAATACTTTGGCTGCAATAGAAAAGTAATTCACAGTAAATAATCCCATTTCAAAACTTGCTTACAGTTTACTATTACAAGTCTGGCTTCTGATATTTTAAATCTGCAATTCCTCCATTCAATTTTTAACAAAGAAAACAAGGAAAGGCAGTAGAGATTAATGAAAAAGTCCTGAAGAATATGAAGGCTATTCAGGATTAAACAATCTTGGAAGTGTCAAGACATGTATGAACAAGTTTAGTAATGCACTTAGATGGAGGCAAAGGCAGAGAGGTTATGCAGTTATCTTATGTAAAAAAAAGAGTAGCCAAAAATGGAGTACTGTATGAGAGCTTAGGAAGGAAGTACAGCTTCCAGAGAAAATGTACGTTTATATAAACAAGATTTTGGCTTCCAAAAAACTAGCTGCTGGAATTCTGAAAcagaaaacaaaaaatgctgtaaACATACTGTAGATCAGGCAGAGGCTGTAAAAAGAGAATCAGCTAATGTTTCATATCTGGGATTTGGTCGATTAAACTTTGTTTTCTTTCCCAAGTTCTGAAGATGGGCTGCACACCTGAAATGTTGCTGTTTCTCCTTTTCTCAAATGCAGCCTGttctactgagtgtttccagcagctTGTTCTATTTCAGCTATTCTTTGAGCAAAGTGGGTTTTGATAGAAATGACAAGATTCAGTCAAGATGGTACTCCAATTCGATGACAGTTTAATAAGTAAAAGAATGTGAGGAGTGAGGGGGAAGTGATCAAGAATTTATTGTCCATTATGGTGATGAAAGGATTTTTCAAAAGGGAACTGAACTGAGAAAAAACTTGCTAGTCTACAACAAAGGAGCTTAAAGGATTGCTCCAAAGGACTCAGTTGACTAAAATGACCTCCTGATTCAGCAAGAATGGCTGAAAAGTTGACTAAAAACATCAAAATGCTGCACCTCAATGCAAATAAAGACAATGATATATACCTTTTATACATCGTTCACATTTATCCAGAGCCAATGCTTTTCCATATAGTCATTTAGACAACAGAACTGAAGCAGTTGGATTATCAACAGTGTAAATGCTTGTATGTGGATAATAGCATTACAATGTATATTAAAAGTAGTAACCCAAATTAAGCCTCTGTGAAGGAATGACAAAATATCAGTTGCTGTGTTATAGAACAAATAATGTAAAAGAAAtatattttcttttaaaataacaaaaatcAGTGCTACTAAATTAACTTTAATGATCCAAACACATTGAGACATTGTATGTTCAGCATTACATTCTGTCCATTTTATCATTACTGTAAAGAAAGCATTACTAATTTGGGTTTAGAATCCTGGATAATTAATCAAGAGAATCTGAAGGTAGGTAAATAAAAAAGGAAATTTATCACAGCAGAGGAAAATGACGTATGAAAAGTACATCATAGTAAGAGGAATTTGCACAGCTGAAATATTGAGAAGAGTCCATAGATGGAAAGGTAGAAATTCAGTACATCCAGTAAGATAGAGCCTTGGTAGGATGGGGCCCATCTAGAAAATCTAGCAAAATTCACAAGGTAAAGAACAAAGCTTAGAGAGCAGGTGGAACTTGCAGCACAGGGAACCTTTTTCAGTGACTAAATTGAATATCAAACCTGAATTGTCAAAAAGGGGGTAACTAATTAAAAGCACTTCAATAATAAAACACTATTCTGGTAGCTAGAAAATAGGATAGGATAATGAGTCAAGAAGCATTTTAGTGATACTTCCTGCTACGACATAAGAGCCCAAAAGCcaatactcaacattttaggcacaccttcttcccctccaccattagatttctggacAGTCCAAGAACACTACCTCCTTACTCTTctgttgcactatttattttttattacttgTAGTAATTtatcttgcactatactgctgccacaaaaccaatTTCaggacatgtcagtgataataatgtcAAAGAAAACAATCAATTAAATTAGTACCACCATCATTGAAATAGTAAAATCTGGAGGGAACTTCAGAGTTTAGGATTTTAACAGATAAAGGCacagctgagaaaaaaaaaactcattaaAATTTGTAAGTTCATATAGGCCTAGAAATTGAAGAGGTCAAATTTCTCTTTAAtatggtgctggaggaaacaaatCAGGGGATATGAAAACAAGgataagattttaaaaaatctacatgCTGCTGAATCAACAATTTAAATAGCTCAGTAAACAAAGTGATATGCACAGCAATCATATCGAGCGAGAGCACAGGAAGTAGACTTCAAACCAatgcacagtagaacaaagaatgcAACCAGTGAGTGTTTTCAAAGACTCAGTCTGAAAATAACAAAGGCAAGATAACAGGGATAAAACtgtttctgaaaaaaaaacaaaaagtgtATAAAAGGATAAAATACCTTcagaccattttttaaaaatactaactgaaggaaaaaaaGAATTTTTATTACGAACAGGTCTAATTATCAGAGTTACTAGCACAAATACTAAGGTCCTTTTCAAAAGAAATGTTAACGTGCAAGTTCTTCCCAAACAAATTCTGATTCCCACTTTTAGATGCATTGTTTGCTTTACAGTCAGCACTGTAtggctttttaaaaaatccatATTTAATGCAGCTGGAAATGCTGCCAAGAAGTATGCATACAGAAATAAGTATGCCTAACACTAGACCAAGAAAAATCCAAAAGAATCCACAAGATTCAGCTGATATGCAATATTTCTTCCTCTAAATACTTGCATCTTTTTGTAGCCGCTTCCTCAAAAATTCCGATCCACCAGGTTTCTGTCCTAACTTTGGATACTTTAACTTcaacttggcctcctcagccttTTCAGGACTGATGACTgtgtcctccatttcctgaaaagGAAATCCATTAGGAAATTTAGTTGGACAGTTTAAAAACCAAGCACATTATCAGTCGATCATCTCATTAACCCAAACTGTTGTCTTCCTGCTACCTATACATTATAGCTATTTTATTTTAAAAGAGGTAGCTGTCAACAAACTGATCTTTGATAATCCATTGTTTAGTAAGGGCATCGtcagaaggtaggagaatgggattgaggggaaatataaattagtcatgatcaaatggtggggcagactcaatggactgaatagcTCATTCTACTCCTGTCTTATGATACGATCTCTTCCTCCAGATTAACTGAAGGCTACTCTTTGGTCACTGCACATAGCACTTGGATGTGCACAGACAGGTAGTCTAGCTTAGTATACCAAAGCATAAAATGACAGCTCTGGCAATGTTGCAGTTCTGTTGCATGAGATTGAAGTACAATTTTTTAATAGACTAAACTCAGATTTGGCAGGAATTGACATAATGACACAGCAAGCCAGTTGAAAAATCTTCAGCTGGTGTGACATCGCAGAAATCAAAAGAGATCATAGTAGACTTAACATAATTGGAAATGAACAGTTCATATTTAACTGAAATACAAAATTAAGTCAAACAAGCCATCTTGAAGTTAATCAAAATGATTTCTCAAGCTGTCCTtcaaataaatcaaatcaaattttaaggggaatctgattACAAAacattttcattaaaaaaaagcagTGTTCAAATAAATTGATATTGGGACCATTTCATTTGAATTCAAACCTGACGTAGGAAGTACAATCATGAAAAATGAGCATCAAGGTGTATGTTATAAATACATTTGGATAATTGGCATGCAAAAAGCAAATAATTTCAATGTGAATCAAGCAATTTACTCTGGAAAGTACCCCTTATATTTTGCCAATAAGGAAGAAAAATCAATTACACTTGGAAATTAAGGACAACAAATGTAAACCAACATAAATGTATTAAAGCACATTCTCCTCAACGGAGGGACAccagattgcagatgctggaatctggactcagattactttcctcccacagatgcagcaCGACCCACTGTGTTTCCAACACATTGCTTGCTGCTGTTCAACAGAAAATAcagattctcccccccccccaaaaaaaacacacATGGAAGCAGTGAAAGACCGTTATTACTGGGGTAAGGAAGCAGAATCCGTTCGCGCAAAAATTGCTCCGCTTTGCCACTGTACTTCACAGAGTCCAGCTGAAAACATCCACGCAcgattctccctcctccccattccaccatcttcccccttcccatgCCTGGCAGCCTCCCACCCAACCCCGCTTTCCTCTCCCTTCCGCTCCTCAGCCACCCACACCCCTCGCCCTCTGTTTCCCCGGCCCGGCCTTCCCTCCAGCTCCCCACCTGCCGCTCTTCGGTCGACGATCCCTCCAACCTCTTCACCGCCTCGTATTTCAGTGACATCGCCAGCGGACCGAAGCAGAAAGCCACTAACTAGGCCCCCGCCGCCCTGTATCCCTCCGCACTGCGGCCCTGGTGCGCACGCGCCGCCACGCGCTGCGTCGTCCCCAGCCTCGGTCCCACGACGCCGCCGCCCATTCATTACGTCACAGAGCTCCAGTCCCCGCAAAAGTTTTTTTCTTGGCGCCCCGGCAGTGTATATTTCATCGCATTCACAATTTACTCTATTGAAATAACTATTTTCATCCATTTCTTCTTAACTCATAATTACTTATGAATAAAGCTTTTCTGAGTCGGATTCTGGGAAATGTAGTTTCGAATCCTTTCGAGACGCCCTCACATGTTCAGCAGTCAAATTGTATCTGTTTCAGAGGAGCAGACAACAATGCTGAGCTGCAGCTGCTGAATATCTGAAATAAATTCAGAAAACACCATaaaacataggggcagaattaggccattcggcccataaaGTCTGCTTTGCCATATGATCATGACTAtatcatttttcctctcaacctcatttcctaccttctctccataacctttgatccccTTGGTAATCATGAATCTGttgacttccactttaaataaccccagtgacttggtctccacagctgtctgtggcaatgaattccacagattcactaccctctggctaaagaatttactcctcatctctgttctaaaataacatccttctattctgacaatgtcctctgctcctaggctCTTCTatgattggaaacatcctctccatatcttctttatctagatctttcaatattcagtatgttttaatgagatcccctctcactcttttaaaacaccagcaagtacagggccagagccatcaaaagcttctcatatgttaaccctttcattccttggataattctcatgaacctcctctgaaccctctccaatggcagcacatcccttcatagatatgggacccaaagctATTCACAATtagaaagcctcaacattacatccataattttatattctagaactgttgaaatgaatgctaacaattcacttgccttccttactaccgatTCAACCTTGAAGTTAACCTTTTGGCAAACTTGCACTAAGACTCCCAAacccctttgcacctccaatttcagAATTTGCTCCCTGCTTAGACCTTTCCTTTTATAAAAATTtaatagtagtttgtctttttttctttctaccaaagtgcatgaccatgcactttacTACAACATATTCCAtcttccaaacaacaggaattctgcagatgctggaaattcaagcaacacacatcaaagttgctggtgaacgcagcaggccaggcagcatctctaggaagaggtacagtcgacgtttcaggctgagacccttcatcaggactaactgaaggaagagttagtaagagatttgaaagtgggagagggagggggagatccagaatgataggagaagacaggaaggggagggatggagccaagagctggacaggtgattggcaaaggggatacgagaggatcatgggacaggaggtccggggagaaagacaaggcgggggggggggaaccagaggatgggcaaggggtatagtcagaggaacagagggagaaaaaggagagtgagagaaagaatgtgtgtatataaataaataacggatataacaccttatattctgtctgggtagcctccaacctgatggcatgagcatcgacttttctaacttccgctaatgccccacctccccctcataccccatccattatttatttatatacacacattctttctctcactctcctttttctccctctgtccctctgactataccccttgcccatcctctggttcccctccccggacctcctgtcccatgatcctctcatatcccctttgccaatcacctgtccagctcttgactccatccgcccccccccgtcttctcctatcattttggatctccctctccccctcccactttcaaatctcttaataactcttccttcagttagtcctgacgaagggtctcagcctgaaacgtcgactgtacctcttcctagagatactgcctggcctgccatattccatcttccacttgtttgcccattattccaatctgtccaagtccttctgcagacttcatgcttcctcaacgctacttgtccctccacctatcatctacaaacttggctaAAAAGCTAttcattccatcatccagatcatgaaCATATAGCATGATAATTAGCAATAGTCACCAATgcggaacaccaatagtcaccgaCAGCTAACCAGAAGAGGCCTTtctcttctgccagtcagccaatctactGTTCATGCTATTATCTTTCTCGAAATATCattattttatcttgttaagcagccttatgtgcagcaccttgtcaaagaccttctgaacaTCCACTGactatcctttgtctatcctgactgttattttctcaaataaTTCTAATTGATTTGTATGGCAAGATTTCcacttcatgaaaccatgctgatttccgcctattttatcgtgtgcctccaagtaccccaaaacctcatctttaatatgGATGCCATAATCttgccaaccattgaagtcaggctaactggcctaagagaggagtaacatttgcaattttccagtccattacagaatctaatgattcctgAAGCATCACTACTAattcctccacagtctcttcagctacctctttcagaaccctgggatgtagtccatcaagtccaggtgacatatctaccttcagacctttcagtttcccaagcactttctccttagcaatagtaactacactcgctcccacccctgacactcttgGCATACTGTTGGTGTGTTCCACAGtggagactgacacaaaatacaccatttctatctctccagcataattttccagtggtctgatatgcactcttgcctctctttaactttttatatacagtacctgaaaaaaaacttttggaatactcttttatattattgtccAGCTTACTTTCTTATTTCACCCTTTCTCTACTTAttgcttttttaattgccttctgttggtttttaaaagcttcctaatcatctggcttcccactattttttgctatattgtataccctctcttttgcttttatgctttctttgactacctttgtcagccatggttgcctgggcctccctttagaatgtttctttggagtgaactgatcctgcaccttccaaattactccataaactccagccattgcttctATGCTGTCATATCTTCGACTTCCAAtcatctttggccagctcctctctcatgcttcctctgttacctttactcaactgtaatattgatacatccaattttagcttctccctctcaaactgcaggatgaattctatcataatatAATCATATATTGCCTATTTTATGTCAAgaattctcagcaggtcagggagggagggagaaatagATTTAACTATGCAGATCAATGAAAGTCTGTCATTCAGTCTACTCTAACCTTCAGTTAGGTTATGGCAGAGCATATGCTTCAAAATCGAAATCAAACTTATTGTCATATGGACTATACCTGCATGCATAGTTGCAATAAAAACctcacttgcagcagcatcacagacacattgTATTCACAAGAAAACAGGGTAAATCATACACTTTTTTTTAACAAGGAAGAACATAGAAGAAAATAAGAGCAAAGTTCATTGTAGGTACAAGCACAACttaagatgctagaaatctagagcaaaacacagagagtgctgaaggatttcagtaggtcaggcagcatcaatggagggaaatgagtgggcaatgtttcagactgagattcTTCATCATTCAGAGTGGTTGTAACAttacagtactgaggaagtgcaGGTTGGTTCAGGAGTCAAATCGTTGAaggaaagtaactgttcctgaacctggtggtgtacctTCTGTCTGATGGTAGCTACTAggagatggcatggcccagatagTAGGGATCGTTGCTCACAGATATTGCTTTCTTGAGACAGCATCTAATGTAAGATCCTACTAATGACAGGGAGGCATTGTGCCCACTGGTATACGGCTGAGTCCACAACCGTCTTCAGCTTCTAATGTTCCTGTACATACAAAATGCCATACCAGACCACGATGTAACCAGCCGGGACACTTGCAACAGTACATCAAATACCAAATCTGTGGAAAAATTCTGTTCCTGTCAGCACTCCCCTGCAAAAGTAACGGCATAATGCTTCTTTCATTTACATATttttgtccaggcctttcaacatagtAAAATGAGCTGAGCCACTTCATAAAAGTACAAAATTACCTCGCAGAATTTGACAGTGAGATGAGGAGATGTTTGGGCAGAAGAGCAATTGAGAGCACGCTATCTGCATAATGAATTCCAACCTGATTCTGGGAATTGCACAAGGACATGGAAGTGTGTATGTGGGTTGTGAGTGGTCATAAGTGCAGACGAAAACAAACACCACCATTTCTATCACCTGTATACTATGAAGGACAGTAATTGATTTGATAAATCGGCTGCTATAACAGATGgaatttgcatttatataataTACTATTAGAGAGCACTGTGTAAATATACTGGTGAAAATAAAAGTCCTAAACAGAAATTGCATAAGCTCTGAATTAAATCTTGAACACACAGCTGAAAAGAAATGAGAAGTTGTTTCAGATACAGCCCcagggcaaggacatgacattGTGGGGAAAAAATGGGATAAAAAGCAGGAAATGTTTAATCATACTGCCAAAGGCAAGGGACATTTTCTTTGAAACTATACAAAGAAATCAATGATATACAAATATTATTTCACTGatatttattttagtttttaaGTTAGTCATCTTAATGTTCTATAGTGTTCTGCAATCTGTAAATATTTAAAAACATATTTAAAATTATGCTTTTATTTTCTGGTATACAGGCAATTTGGTAACATCATTGTTGCTGGATGCCTAAGTATCCCAGGGATTAGCAAAGGTGATCGCTGAATCTTTGGGGGCAGATTTCCTGAAGGATAACAGCAAGCACCATTTTTCACACTTTGCAGTTATGTCCTTTACAGCTATACTCGTTTCTCAAGGGCATTGATTGTTGTAAATAATTCTTTTATCCTATAGAGGAAACAATGCCTTTGCcttttgtatattttttttacaaaaatgattcatttttaaatttttagATGAATGCTATAGCTGAGTCTTGGTGCCCAATGGCATTATAAGTACCTTTGCCTCTGTACTTTGAGTACTCATTGGCAGTGCGACAACAGATGGAATACCAAATTTTCCTTTGAGATAACTAGCTAATGAATCCTACC is a window of Mobula birostris isolate sMobBir1 chromosome 14, sMobBir1.hap1, whole genome shotgun sequence DNA encoding:
- the LOC140209771 gene encoding cAMP-regulated phosphoprotein 19-like, with translation MSLKYEAVKRLEGSSTEERQEMEDTVISPEKAEEAKLKLKYPKLGQKPGGSEFLRKRLQKDPKYFDSGDYNMAKAKIKNKQLPNSGADKNQVTGEHIPTPQDLPQRKPSLVASKLAV